The Archocentrus centrarchus isolate MPI-CPG fArcCen1 chromosome 3, fArcCen1, whole genome shotgun sequence sequence GAAtgtgtttacatacagttttgggggaaaaaaaaaaaaatagggggCTTACCACAGAAGACCATACAGAAAGGCAGCACTGGATAGATGAATCTGAACTCCTTGTGTGGAAGCAAACTGGAAGGAAGAAATGAAACAGGTCAGATTGTCTCCCACCAGGAAGCACACAGGAAGCTTACCTGGTGGGATTCCTGATTCCTCTAAACAAATTTTTGATAATCAGTTAGAGCCCTTAGTTTATTTCTCATTGACTGTTGTTTATATACGTCAACCATAACATTAAAACAGAGCCTGCACGATACACCAGGTGATATTGGCTATTTGGTAATATATCTGTATTTGTAACAGTCGTCAAATAAAAATTTGACAAGAGCACTGCCTAGCGGGACGTAATGTGCCTGTCACATTGTCTTAAGCCTGTTCATTGTCACCCAGTTACTGAGTGGacactgtttttctattttaagtaATAGTGACCTTTGACGCTGCACTACGCAAATTGCAACAATTTGCATATTGACCTTCCAAATCACCTAAATCCAAAATCCACTCAGGCATACAATGAAAGAAACTCGACCCACGGAGGGCCCACCCTGCAACCCACGGGACCAACAGGATCCAACTCCTGATGCCAACACATCTCCAGAGGACAGTTCGCCCAACATGTCAGAAATGTTTGTGGTGCATGAGGGGTTAATGCACAATATAAGGAAAATGGTTTTAATGATGTGACTTTTAATTAGCCCTTTAGAGATCAAATATTTCACACTAAtcataaaaaaatctgaataaaataactaagaaaatgtttgttttttaagaataaaaatagtGGACTCAGGGGAACTCAGAGTTTAAATGTGATCAATAAAAATAAGCTGAGTTTCACCTGTAAACCGCAATGGTCCAGACGACGGCTGCCAGCAGGATTTTGTACCTCCTGAAGGCGAGCGTGCATCCgtgaagaaagagaggaagatgagggCCGATCACAACGGCGAAGCCCTGAGTGAGGTACCAGTGCCAGGGGTGAGAGCCATAGAAATCAGCCACACCGTGGAAGATGTTAAACTTGAGGAAGTTGAACTGCACCGGCGTCCACTGGAAAACAGAGAGGAGCTGTTACACCTGACTTCATGCTGAAGGACTTCGTggatgtgtgtgacatgttttaCCTTTTCGTAGAAAAAACAGTCGATCGCTGTTGAGATGACAACGGCTAGCGTCCTGATGATGAGAGAACAATCATACCGCAGGGACAAAAGACAGCAAAACGAACAGTCTGAGAGGAGAAGAGGCTGAAAGTACAAACCCTGTAGGAATGTAGTTATGAGTGATGAGCCTCAGTTTGTTGTCTTCCTGCCAGAAATGATACATCAGCAGAGGAAACCAGACGATCACGGCTGTCGGGCGAATAATCACAGCCAAGGCCACCAGGGCCAAGTACTTTTTACTGGAAAACAACAACATGCATGTTAATCATCCGGCAGAGACATCATCAGGCTAAATAACAATTACATTTCACCTCAGTGTGATAAATGTGATTCAACAGAAGAAACTTTGGTGCTCAGTTTTGCTTTAACACAACCTGCAAACAGTTTGGATGAAGATATTTCAAATATCTGTGATTATATTGAGGCTACAGATGAGAGCTTGGCCCAGTATAGATTATAGTTCAGGAGACCATCAACATCGAAGAAGAAAGAGGTGCAGACTGTCAGATGTATAGATATATTTAGATGTATTTGATCTGACACCCTTAATCttgtatttaaatcattttaaattctgtaaGCCACAAATCAGATATTTATTTTGGTCTCTGGGTGGGGACGGTTCAGAGCGATAGGGAGGTGGGGAGGAATAAGGGTGAGTGGagcttgtcttgttttttttattcaatgaaTACCTGAGATTACAGTTTACTCTGCTGTGAACTGAAAAGTAGTACAACTCATTGTTGAATATGAATAATTTTTGTGAAAGCTTTTCTCccgtttttaaatgtatttttttttcttaactttttcctaattctgtttttaatgtattttgtggggttttctaattcaatttttaaatatattttttttccttaatattttaatcctgtttttaattgggttttttcttttttcccaatttttttcttaatatagctttcaatgtattttttttcttaatggcgtttttaatgcatttttgttttttcttatttttgtccTAATTccattttttatgtgtttatttcttttttcttaatattttctttattctgtttttgtgtttttttcttctttcccccCCACTTTTTTCCTAAttctgctttgatttttttttcttacttctagtttttaaatgtgtttttttttttttgccttaattCTGTTCAGTGTAAttatttttcctattttttcccccaatttcTACTTAATTCTgcttttaacatattttttcttaattccatcttttaacatgtttatttctttatacttatttttttcttaattaaaaatgtgatagtTCAAAACCATTTCTATCTAAAAGATAAAGTgactaatgtgtttttaataaaaatataaaaacatctgaacacAGCTAACCAGTGCatacctgctgtgtgttttggaccTGGgcagaggaaaataaaaaagagcCAGACAGGTGAGGGTGGCCTCTGTGCTGTTGGTCAGAGTCCTGGTGCAGCAGAACCATGTGAACCAGGAACACATGTGACAGAAGAACTGGAGAGGAAACACGGCAAAAGACAAGTGCAAATTAGGATTAACAGCATGAAAGCTGCAGAGTGCGGAACACACAGCCACAAACATGCAGCTGTTAcatcttttttaaataatgtttgaACTGCAGTGTGGCGTGAACTCAAAGGCAGTTTTCTATCATCTGAAAGTCTATCAAGGTGAAAGACAACCAAAGTTGCCTtcacttaaatctttcattAGTTTCAATAATCCAGTTTATTCAGTTCAGTCTTCAAATTAAATACAATGTTGCAAACACAGACACGTACACTGCCGTCCATCTACCTACCGTCCATCTCGCGACATCATGATTTTCCAGCATTTGAAGCAGGAAGAAGAATTTCACATCAGCAAATGCAGCCAGAAGTGACTGAAGAATCCGTGGAAGCCAAATCTGAAGACACAGACAAGTTTAGAGAAACTTTATCACGACAGGACACTGGTTATGTGCTGATCAAAAAAAGTttgcagaaagaaaataataaagaaacttGCCAGGAGATGGACTGAGTCGTAGTTTATGAAGTGTAATAGCTTGTATAAGAATGCAAAGAGAAGTGGATATGAGAAACCTCTTATTCCTGCTGTCCATTCCCAGGTCAGATACCCATAAGTTATTAAGTTAAGGGTGTTGCAGCATAAAATAAGAACAAGCTGCAGGTTATAATTTAATAAACGGTGTATTTCTGGTGGGTAAgatcaacattaaaaaaagaataaatctcACTCAAAGGACACAGATGTCCATTTTTGCCAGGAAGAGGTCCTGAGACTCTCTGGAAAGGACTCAGGTTTTTCCTCAGTCCTTCGGCCACTGTGtagcaaaacaaaagcactCCAACACTGACGATgatgggtgacaaattaaatgaaaaaaactcTGAACTCTTAGTACAGGGAGGGGAATACAGTGGCCCTGTCATACTGTGGAGGGCATTTTGCTATAATGGCTTGTTTTGAAGTGCGTCCATAGAGGAATGGATCACAGTAAATCAATACAAAGCTGATGGGAGTGATTGCATAGTTTCTTCCAGGAAGACTACACCTCCATCAGTAAAGCCCAAAGGGTCACTGAAGGATTGAATGCTATGGCCTGTGGAGTCACCAGATTGTAACACTAATTCCAAATGAGGGAATATCTTTAGGAAGAATGGTGTTATAACCCTG is a genomic window containing:
- the pigb gene encoding GPI alpha-1,2-mannosyltransferase 3, which codes for MENLRSRLTFGSKVEDVKLRKRKSQLYSKEEESLLRSGVLRVAVFCVAFRLINCLLVQTSFVPDEYWQSLEVSHRMVFNYGYLTWEWTAGIRGFSYPLLFAFLYKLLHFINYDSVHLLIWLPRILQSLLAAFADVKFFFLLQMLENHDVARWTFFCHMCSWFTWFCCTRTLTNSTEATLTCLALFYFPLPRSKTHSSKKYLALVALAVIIRPTAVIVWFPLLMYHFWQEDNKLRLITHNYIPTGTLAVVISTAIDCFFYEKWTPVQFNFLKFNIFHGVADFYGSHPWHWYLTQGFAVVIGPHLPLFLHGCTLAFRRYKILLAAVVWTIAVYSLLPHKEFRFIYPVLPFCMVFCGISLAHLKSWRRPAAAILLVANLVPALYTGLIHQRGTLDVMSHLQTLCDVGNISTTRPQLDVLFLMPCHSTPFYSHVHCPMKMRFLECPPDLGEEAYVDEADSFYKEPLLWLRTSLSHKSSLPTHLIMFDVLEKEISVFLEGNNFVRTAEIFHTHFPEGRVGRSIFIYERH